In Pseudanabaenaceae cyanobacterium SKYG29, the DNA window TACACTACAGCAGCAGCAGCCCGATCGAAGTAGGTAGCCAATTCAGCGATCAGGTTGGAGCAATCGCCACGGGTGATGTTGTTGGGGTCATTAGCAATGGCAATGGCAGCATCCTTCATCTTTTGAATGCCTACTGCTACAGAAGCCCCAGGGGTACCGAGAGCCAAGTAGGTTTCCCGCAGACCGTTCAAGCAACGATCGTCCAGTACACTAGCATCTCCAGTGAACATGGCATAGGTGATATAGCGAAGGATGATTTCCATGTCCCGCAGGCAGGCAGCCATACGGCGGCTAGTGTAGGCATTGCCACCGGGAGCGATCAACTGGGGCTGTTCCGCAAACAAAGCACGCGCAGCATCTGCCACAATCTTGGAAGCATTGCTGGAAATGCGGTTGACGATGTCCATGCGCTTGTTACCTTCGGCAACCATAGCACTGAGGGCATCGAATTGAGCAGGAGTGAGATACTCCCCACGGGCATCAGCCTGAGCTACAACTTTCGCAAAAGCGTCGAACATAGACTTAGGTCTCCTAAGAGTTTATGTAATAGAGTTGGTCTAAAGGGCTGTTTCTAAAACTTGCCTTATACACCTTAGCATTTTTTATACTATGTCGTTGAATCGGTGTTTGTTACAAATTTTTAAGCTGGGCAAACCTCTGTCGACAGAAATTTGAATTTATGTGTGGGGATCAGGGGTAAGAGCTAAAGACATACTTAAGAATGCCCCGATCACTTTGGTTTGGGATTTTAGGATACATAAAACTCTAATAAATGGGGTTTCACTGAGGAAGGACGCACAAGAGAGTAGATATCCATGAAAATTGCTGTAGTCAATGAGACAAGGGGTTTTGAGCGCCGCGTAGCGCTGGTGCCCAGTGTGATAGCGACTCTAGTTAAACGGGGTTGGACGGTCACGATCGAAACAGGGGCTGGTTTAGGGGCTAATATTACTGATAGCGAGTTCCAGGCGGTGGGAGCTGCCATAGGAAACAACAAAGCGCAAATTCTGGCTGAGGCGGATGTCATTGCCAAGGTCAGTCCCCCTACCCCCGAAGAATGGGAGCATTTGCATGCTGGGCAGATTGTGGTGGGCTTTCTCAATCCCCTGGGAGTACCCCAAACGATTGCTGCTTTGAATGAGCGGGGAGTGACGGGAATCAGCATGGAGATGATCCCCCGCACCAGTAGGGCACAGTCCATGGATGCCCTGTCTTCTCAAGCGTCGATCGCTGGTTACAAAGCGGTAATTTTAGCAGCGGAAGCTCTCCCCCGTTATTTCCCCATGTTGACAACGGCGGCAGGCACAATTCCCCCCGCTAGGGTGTTGGTGATGGGAGCAGGTGTAGCGGGGTTACAGGCGATTGCTACTGCCAGACGGCTAGGAGCTGTAGTAGAAGCCTATGATATTCGCCCAGCGGTGAAAGAAGAGGTGCAGAGTCTGGGGGCCAAGTTTATTGAAATTACCCTCAACGAAGAGACAACTGCCCAGGGGGGCTACGCTAGGGAAATTTCCCAGAATGCCCAGGAGTACGCTCGCCAGATTTTGACTAAGCATGTGCAGGAAGCTGATGTAGTGATTACTACTGCCCAGGTACCAGGCAAAAAAGCGCCCATCCTGGTCACGGAAGAGATGATTGCAGGCATGAAACCCGGTGCTGTGATTGTTGACCTGGCTGCTGAGCAGGGGGGAAACTGTGTGGGGTCGCAGCCGGGACAGACGATCGAGAAGAACGGGGTAAAGATTTTAGGACCTGTCAACTTACCTTCGACAGTAGCTGTCCATGCTTCCCAGCTCTACAGCAAAAATATCTGCAATTTCCTCCAACTATTAGTAAAAGACAAAGCCATCTATCTGGATTTCAGTGATGACATTGTCAGCAGTGCCTGTGTTTGCCATGGTGGGGAAATTCGTCATCCCAGGGTAAAAGAGATGTTAACGCCAGTACAAGTCTAGGAGGGGCTTATGGAAGGCTTAATCAGCGCTTTGTTTGTGTTTGCATTAGCTAGTTTTGCCGGCTTTGAAATTATTAACAAAGTCCCCCCTACCCTCCATACACCTCTGATGTCGGGGTCTAACGCTATCTCTGGTATTTCTCTGATTGGTGCGCTTTTAGTAGCCAGTAGTAGCCAAAATCCCACCTTAGCCACTGTTTTGGGCTTAATTGCTGTAATTGCCGCTACGGTGAATGTGGTGGGAGGTTTTCTAGTAACCGATCGCATGTTGGAAATGTTCAAGAAAAAGGAGGGCTAAAATGGCAGACTTTCTACCGAGCGCGATTCAGTTGGCCTACTTGGCTGCGGTGGGCTTGTTTATCCTGGGCTTGAAACGAATGAGTTCTCCCGCCACTGCGCGTCAGGGCAATATTTTGGGGGCAGTGGGGATGTTTTTGGCAGTAGGGGCTACTCTTCTGGATCAGCACATTTTGAACTACACCTATTTGGCGGTGGGACTAGCGATCGGGTCCGCCCTAGGGGTGTGGATTGCTTACGGGGTAGCGATGACGGATATGCCCCAGATGGTGGGCTTCCTCAATGGTTTGGGGGGCTTAGCTTCTTCCCTGGTAGCAGTAGGAGAATACTGGCGCTTGACCCACAGTGGCACAGGAATACCGATCGTGGTTGCCATCTCCATTCTCTTGAGCGTGCTCATCGGTAACGTTACCTTCACAGGCAGTATGGTAGCCTTTGCTAAGCTGCAGGGGATTATGCCTGGTACACCCATTAAATTTGTGGGGCAGCAGTGGGTCAATGGTGCTCTGTTGGTGGGGTTCCTGATTGGCAGCGGCTGGATTCTCTTCCAACCTGACCTGTGGATTTTCCTCACCATCAATCTGATTGCCCTCGTAGTGGGGGTTTTGCTGGTAGTACCGATCGGGGGTGGCGATATGCCGGTGGTGATTTCCCTGTTAAACTCCTTTTCCGGCTTGGCAGGGAGTGCTGCTGGTTTTGTAGTGATGAACAACATTTTGATTGTGGCAGGTGCCTTGGTTGGAGCATCTGGGCTTATCCTCACCCAGATCATGTGTAAAGCCATGAACCGCAGTTTGCTCAATGTTCTCTTCAGTGGTTTTGGCAGTGTGACAGCGGCTGGGGCAGCAGCAGGTCAAACCCAAGGCACAATAAGGCAAGTAGATGCCGAAGAGGCAGCAATGATTATGGGCTATGCTCGATCGGTAGTGATTGTCCCTGGTTATGGCATGGCAGTTGCCCAAGCCCAGCACGCTGTACGGGAGTTAGCGGAAGTACTGGAAAAATTAGGTGTAGATGTGAAGTATGCTATTCACCCTGTGGCGGGGCGGATGCCTGGTCACATGAATGTGCTCTTGGCAGAGGCTAACGTACCCTACTCCCAACTCTACGACATGGATGACATCAATCCCCAGTTTCCCTACGTGGATGTTGCCCTAGTAATTGGTGCCAATGACGTAGTTAACCCCAGTGCCCGCACTGCCAAGGACAGTCCCATCTATGGGATGCCCATTTTAGAGGTGGACAGGGCAAAGCACACGATCGTGATTAAGCGGGGCATGAACAAGGGCTTTGCAGGGGTAGAAAACGAATTGTTCTTCAAAGAGAGGACAATGATGCTCTTTGGCAATGCCAAGGAAACTGTCATGGCTCTCACCAACGCCCTCAAGGAATTAGAGGGGTAGTACAATAGGGCAGAAGTTATAGGTGATCTAGATTATGGCGCTGAAAGTTCTGATTCCCACACCCTTGCAAAATCTGACGAATAACCAAGCCACGATCGAGTGTGAAGCCGCTAACATCCGTGAAATGCTCAACACCCTGGAGGCAACCTTCCCTGGGTTCAAGGAACGCCTCTGCGACGAGAATGGGAATATCCGCCGTTTCGTCAACTTCTATGTCAACAGCGAAGATATTCGCTTCCTTGACGGTGCCGATACTGCCCTCAAAGATGGGGATGAAGTGAGCATTGTACCTGCCATTGCTGGCGGATAAATTAACCTAAATCCCCCAGTTGTTCTAGGGCGATCGGTATTAGCCAGAGCAAACTCTCTTGGGGTGTTTTCTTAAAGGGGGAGTATCTATTCCCCCAATTTCTTAACCATTGGGCTAAGGCTGCTGCCCCCGCCTGCACCTGTTTCCACACATCTAATGGTCCCACCTTAAACCCCACCTGCAGAGCAAATACCACTACACCAATCATCAGGGCAGTTTGGAGGGTTGTCTTAATAACATTGACCAGCCACAGCACTACTAATACTGCTACAACTAGGGCACCGACAATGAGGGGGGTATTCATCCTACCTGACTCCACCAACTATTATCCATCCTAGCGTAGCAGCGCCTGGGGAGAAACTCCTGCCCGCATAGATACCAACACCCCGATCGCTTCCAAATAATTTTCCACTACAATACCCCTGATCCCCACGTCCTGGGGCAAGACATCTAGTACCGTGGTATTCCCTCTGACCAGAACAATTGTCGAACCCTGTTCCCACCAAGCCAACAGAGCAGGACTACCACAGCAGGTGTAGGGAGCAATTACGGCGCTGATCTGAGCCGATCGCAAATCCCCAGGTAAGAGATGACCAAGCTGGCTAACAATTTGGGGCGCATGACTCAACCCCACCAACACACAGGGCAAAAAGGTGTGGCCTATTTCCTCCGCACAAGCTCTGGGGTCAACCTCTGGGGATAGAGGCAAGGGTCGCAAGGCGGGGGCATGGGCACAGGGTAACTCCAACTCCCGCGTGATTAGGTGACTGATTACCGCTTCCGCTCCCGCTAGGGCATCTACCCCCTGTCCCAATCGATACTTCTGCAGTATTTCACTCTCTGGCTCATCTGGAAAGCGCGCCACCACCGCTATAGCCTTGATCCTACCATTCCTTTCTAGCAACTCCACCGCTGCCCTCAGCAAACTGTCGGGACGGGCGATCGTGCCCCATGTTGCTCCCGAACTGCCCTGCCGTAGCTCCACGCCGAGGGGGGTATCCGTAATCACCGCTTGGGGAATGTCCAGTCCCAAAGTTGCCCGTGCCGCTGCCATAACCTGCTCATGCCTAAGCAACAAGTCCGATTCAATTGCCCGATCGAAAATAACCCCGATCGGGTTTCCCTGTCCCGGTCGAAGTGCCCACCTACCCATGGCAAATTGATTGAGGGCATAGCCTTCCGTGTAGAGGACATTGGGGAGAGGGTAATACAGACTGGCGCCGTTGACTACGTTGGGATGGGTTACCACCCAATCGCAAACTGCAGCTAGGGCACGGACTAGAGGTAGAGCATCCCCCGCAAAGCCCCCGATCGCTGCCCCCACCCCCGTGGGAATAATGACCGCAACGTTAAACACTATTTATGATGATGAAACCTGATTCCCAAGAAGATGTCATAGATAAACCCCCCCAGGTCAGGTAACTGCCACAGACCCAAACTTTGGGGTGAGCCGTGGGCATCTAAGAGGGGCTTCATCTTGTAGTAAGCAGGCTGATAGTTATACCAGGGAATATTAGGCCACAGATGGTGAATTAAATGGTAGTTCTGCCCCAGCAACAGAATATTCAACAGCCAACCAGGATAGACACGGGCATTTTTCCAGCGCGATCGTTCTTGGAAAGGGCGATGGGGCAAATAGTCAAAGAACAGCCCTAGGAGCAATCCCATAATTCCCGCTGGACCAAACCAGTAGGTGAGAATGTAAGACAAAAATCCGTAGTAATAGCCCAAAGTTAAGACAATTACCAACAACAGACGGCTAAAGAACCACTCCCACAGTTCCCACTTGCGCCACAACCGCCGTTGGAAAAAAAACACCTCGTGATAGAAGAACCGCACCGCAATTAACCAGAGGGGACCACCCGTTGAGACAAAGTGATCGGGGTCATTCTCGGGGTCGTTAACGTGGGCGTGGTGTTGCATATGCACCCTAGTAAAGACAGGATACACAAATCCCTGCAGCAGCGCCGAAATATGCCCCATCACCGCATTGACAATCCGATTCCTATGGGCTACCCCGTGGGAAGCATCATGGATCACCGTACCCAAGACATACAGAGAGACAAAGTTAAGGAAGAAGACTAAAGGCGGATACCAATGCCAGAGCCAGTAACCCGTTGTAGACAAAGCAAACAAAATGACTGCAAAAATCAATAGAGCTAAAGTAGGATTGAACCCCTCTGGTGCACCCATAAATTCAATAGGGGTTAAAGTAGTCTGTCCCGCCTCCTGCATCTATAAATTCCGTAGCTTTAACCTCTAGTAGTATACGCGACCTCCGAGCAAATGTTTAGATTTATGACAGGGAGGGGAGCAAATTCATCCCTAGAGATGGACACTGATAGCACCAACGGGACAGGCAGGGATACACTGCTCACAGACAGTGCAGGTACTGCGATTAAAACTGAGGCGAAAAGAATGGGGGTTAAGCGTAAGGGACTGGGTAGGACAGACCCCTGTACAGAGACCGCAATCCACACAGACCTCCTCATCAATGACGATCTCCTTGCTCTGTAGGGAAACAGTAATATTCAGGGAACGCATCCACTCGATCGCACTCTCTATCTGATCCATATCCCCCTGCAGTTCCAACACCATTTTCCCCACCTGATCGGGAGCGACTTGGGCACGGATAATATTGGCAGCCACATTAAAATCCCGCGCTAAACGGTAGGTGACAGGCACACCCACAACCGTACGGGGAAAAGTGAGATTAACTCGCCGCTTCATTCTAGTCCCACCAACTTGGCACTTAGCTCCCAGAGTTTTGCCGCCTTGGCATCATCCATTGCCTCAGGTGAAAGCTCCTGGATAAAAGGCTCCCGTCCCTCCTTTTGCCGATCGCCCCAACTCCAATAGGCTCCTGACACCCGCAGTTTGGGGTCTGTGACTACATCTGCCACCCGCTGCCCCGCCAGTTCCTGGGACACATAGCCCTTGGTGATATATTTTTGCAAGATGGGGAAGAGGACACGAAAGAGCGGGAAATAGTGTCTAAACAGAGCCGTATCTGCCACACAGCCAGGGTAGAGAGACAGGAAAGCAATCCCCGTACTTTCATAATAGCGGCGGTGTAGTTCCCGCATTGTCATAATATTGCACAGCTTACTATCCTTATAGGCTTTGCCCGAGTTAAAGGGCTTACCGTCAATCATACTGATTGGT includes these proteins:
- a CDS encoding phycocyanin subunit beta produces the protein MFDAFAKVVAQADARGEYLTPAQFDALSAMVAEGNKRMDIVNRISSNASKIVADAARALFAEQPQLIAPGGNAYTSRRMAACLRDMEIILRYITYAMFTGDASVLDDRCLNGLRETYLALGTPGASVAVGIQKMKDAAIAIANDPNNITRGDCSNLIAELATYFDRAAAAVV
- a CDS encoding Re/Si-specific NAD(P)(+) transhydrogenase subunit alpha, which codes for MKIAVVNETRGFERRVALVPSVIATLVKRGWTVTIETGAGLGANITDSEFQAVGAAIGNNKAQILAEADVIAKVSPPTPEEWEHLHAGQIVVGFLNPLGVPQTIAALNERGVTGISMEMIPRTSRAQSMDALSSQASIAGYKAVILAAEALPRYFPMLTTAAGTIPPARVLVMGAGVAGLQAIATARRLGAVVEAYDIRPAVKEEVQSLGAKFIEITLNEETTAQGGYAREISQNAQEYARQILTKHVQEADVVITTAQVPGKKAPILVTEEMIAGMKPGAVIVDLAAEQGGNCVGSQPGQTIEKNGVKILGPVNLPSTVAVHASQLYSKNICNFLQLLVKDKAIYLDFSDDIVSSACVCHGGEIRHPRVKEMLTPVQV
- a CDS encoding NAD(P) transhydrogenase subunit alpha; the protein is MEGLISALFVFALASFAGFEIINKVPPTLHTPLMSGSNAISGISLIGALLVASSSQNPTLATVLGLIAVIAATVNVVGGFLVTDRMLEMFKKKEG
- a CDS encoding NAD(P)(+) transhydrogenase (Re/Si-specific) subunit beta — translated: MADFLPSAIQLAYLAAVGLFILGLKRMSSPATARQGNILGAVGMFLAVGATLLDQHILNYTYLAVGLAIGSALGVWIAYGVAMTDMPQMVGFLNGLGGLASSLVAVGEYWRLTHSGTGIPIVVAISILLSVLIGNVTFTGSMVAFAKLQGIMPGTPIKFVGQQWVNGALLVGFLIGSGWILFQPDLWIFLTINLIALVVGVLLVVPIGGGDMPVVISLLNSFSGLAGSAAGFVVMNNILIVAGALVGASGLILTQIMCKAMNRSLLNVLFSGFGSVTAAGAAAGQTQGTIRQVDAEEAAMIMGYARSVVIVPGYGMAVAQAQHAVRELAEVLEKLGVDVKYAIHPVAGRMPGHMNVLLAEANVPYSQLYDMDDINPQFPYVDVALVIGANDVVNPSARTAKDSPIYGMPILEVDRAKHTIVIKRGMNKGFAGVENELFFKERTMMLFGNAKETVMALTNALKELEG
- a CDS encoding MoaD/ThiS family protein; translated protein: MALKVLIPTPLQNLTNNQATIECEAANIREMLNTLEATFPGFKERLCDENGNIRRFVNFYVNSEDIRFLDGADTALKDGDEVSIVPAIAGG
- a CDS encoding DUF3326 domain-containing protein, which gives rise to MFNVAVIIPTGVGAAIGGFAGDALPLVRALAAVCDWVVTHPNVVNGASLYYPLPNVLYTEGYALNQFAMGRWALRPGQGNPIGVIFDRAIESDLLLRHEQVMAAARATLGLDIPQAVITDTPLGVELRQGSSGATWGTIARPDSLLRAAVELLERNGRIKAIAVVARFPDEPESEILQKYRLGQGVDALAGAEAVISHLITRELELPCAHAPALRPLPLSPEVDPRACAEEIGHTFLPCVLVGLSHAPQIVSQLGHLLPGDLRSAQISAVIAPYTCCGSPALLAWWEQGSTIVLVRGNTTVLDVLPQDVGIRGIVVENYLEAIGVLVSMRAGVSPQALLR
- a CDS encoding fatty acid desaturase, which translates into the protein MQEAGQTTLTPIEFMGAPEGFNPTLALLIFAVILFALSTTGYWLWHWYPPLVFFLNFVSLYVLGTVIHDASHGVAHRNRIVNAVMGHISALLQGFVYPVFTRVHMQHHAHVNDPENDPDHFVSTGGPLWLIAVRFFYHEVFFFQRRLWRKWELWEWFFSRLLLVIVLTLGYYYGFLSYILTYWFGPAGIMGLLLGLFFDYLPHRPFQERSRWKNARVYPGWLLNILLLGQNYHLIHHLWPNIPWYNYQPAYYKMKPLLDAHGSPQSLGLWQLPDLGGFIYDIFLGIRFHHHK
- a CDS encoding 4Fe-4S binding protein gives rise to the protein MKRRVNLTFPRTVVGVPVTYRLARDFNVAANIIRAQVAPDQVGKMVLELQGDMDQIESAIEWMRSLNITVSLQSKEIVIDEEVCVDCGLCTGVCPTQSLTLNPHSFRLSFNRSTCTVCEQCIPACPVGAISVHL